From Vicinamibacterales bacterium, the proteins below share one genomic window:
- a CDS encoding SpoIIE family protein phosphatase → MTPRILIADDQADLLDALKLLLKGQGIEYDAVTSPEAALNALESRPFDLVLMDLNYTGDTTSGREGIDLLARVQALDRLLPVIVMTGWGSVDLAVEAMRRGVRDFVQKPWDNAHLLATLRQEIENGRARRRAEAAEQRELAEALKIQKRLLPQQVPQIEGWEIAASWQPASGVGGDCFDAIRFDEARLALTIADVVGKGIPAALLMSNLQAAVRAFASEAVEPNALCQQVNRILCGNIAEGRFISFFYCVLDAAAGVLNYTNAGHYLPMLVRASGSVERLGVGGPVLGVLADADYEQAQVAAAPGDRVVLFTDGLTEARNGADEEFGEGRLLDAAIEHRACSAPALQARLAEAVAAFTGGRLQDDATLIVLAADQG, encoded by the coding sequence ATGACGCCCCGGATTCTCATCGCCGACGATCAAGCGGACCTGCTCGACGCGCTCAAGCTGCTGCTCAAAGGCCAGGGGATCGAGTACGACGCCGTGACCTCGCCGGAAGCGGCGCTCAACGCGCTCGAGTCGCGCCCGTTCGATCTCGTCCTGATGGATCTGAACTACACCGGCGACACGACGTCGGGCCGCGAAGGGATCGATCTGCTGGCGCGGGTGCAGGCGCTCGATCGGCTGCTGCCGGTGATCGTCATGACGGGCTGGGGCAGCGTCGATCTCGCCGTCGAGGCGATGCGCCGCGGCGTACGCGACTTCGTGCAGAAGCCCTGGGACAACGCCCACCTGCTGGCGACGCTTCGGCAGGAGATCGAGAACGGCCGCGCCCGCCGGCGCGCGGAAGCGGCGGAACAGCGCGAGCTGGCCGAGGCGCTCAAGATCCAGAAGCGGCTGCTGCCGCAGCAGGTGCCGCAGATCGAGGGATGGGAGATTGCCGCGTCGTGGCAGCCGGCGTCGGGGGTGGGCGGCGACTGCTTCGACGCGATCCGGTTCGACGAGGCGCGGCTCGCCCTCACCATCGCCGACGTCGTCGGCAAGGGCATCCCGGCCGCGCTGCTGATGTCGAATCTGCAGGCGGCGGTGCGCGCCTTCGCCTCCGAGGCGGTCGAGCCCAACGCGCTGTGCCAGCAGGTGAACCGGATCCTGTGCGGCAACATCGCGGAAGGGCGCTTCATCAGCTTCTTCTACTGCGTGCTCGACGCCGCCGCCGGGGTGCTGAATTACACCAATGCGGGCCACTACCTGCCGATGCTCGTGCGCGCCAGCGGGTCGGTCGAGCGTCTCGGCGTCGGCGGTCCCGTGCTCGGCGTGCTCGCGGACGCGGACTACGAGCAGGCGCAGGTGGCCGCCGCGCCCGGCGATCGCGTCGTGCTCTTCACCGACGGTCTGACCGAGGCGCGCAACGGCGCCGACGAAGAGTTCGGCGAAGGCCGGCTGCTCGACGCGGCGATCGAACATCGCGCGTGCAGCGCGCCGGCGCTCCAGGCGCGGCTCGCCGAGGCCGTCGCCGCGTTCACCGGCGGCCGGCTGCAGGACGACGCGACGTTGATCGTGCTCGCGGCCGACCAGGGCTGA
- a CDS encoding arylesterase: MHSLLRTRAFVCLVVCLLLAACNRGAAPGGDGAAPAAAPAPAAPPAPGPPPPDDSGLPKIVALGDSLTAGYGLLESQAFPALLQSKLAADGYKWEVVNAGISGDTSAAGLQRIDWALGQHDVRILILELGANDGLRGLPVAEMKKNLGGIIEAAKAKGVAVLLVGMEAPPNFGPEYTVSFRQAYRELAREHKVPFLPFLLDKVAGNPALNQGDGIHPNVEGTAIVADTVWQALRPLVDAAT, encoded by the coding sequence ATGCACTCCCTGCTCCGCACGCGTGCGTTCGTGTGCCTCGTTGTGTGCCTGCTGCTCGCAGCGTGCAACCGCGGCGCCGCGCCGGGCGGCGACGGGGCCGCCCCTGCCGCCGCGCCCGCGCCCGCGGCGCCGCCCGCGCCCGGCCCTCCGCCGCCCGATGATTCGGGCCTGCCCAAGATCGTCGCCCTGGGCGACAGTCTCACCGCGGGCTACGGCCTGCTCGAGAGCCAGGCGTTCCCGGCGCTCCTGCAGTCGAAGCTCGCTGCCGACGGCTACAAGTGGGAAGTCGTCAACGCGGGCATTTCCGGCGACACCTCCGCCGCCGGACTGCAGCGCATCGACTGGGCGCTCGGACAGCACGACGTCCGGATCCTGATCCTCGAGCTCGGCGCCAACGACGGCCTGCGCGGCCTGCCCGTCGCCGAGATGAAGAAGAACCTCGGCGGCATCATCGAGGCGGCGAAGGCGAAGGGCGTCGCCGTGCTGCTCGTCGGCATGGAAGCGCCGCCGAACTTCGGTCCGGAGTACACCGTATCGTTCCGGCAGGCGTACCGCGAGTTGGCGAGAGAGCACAAGGTGCCGTTCCTGCCGTTCCTGCTCGACAAGGTGGCGGGCAATCCCGCGCTGAATCAGGGAGACGGCATCCATCCCAACGTCGAGGGGACGGCGATCGTCGCGGATACCGTCTGGCAGGCGCTCCGGCCGCTGGTCGACGCCGCCACATGA
- a CDS encoding RNA polymerase sigma factor — protein sequence MEAFALRSPADSVPAAEPIPDVARAAAGDVRAFEDLYRTHLPRVHALVRRMTGGREADEITQDVFVRAWQKLGTFRGDASFSTWLHRLAVNVVIERFRTEQARRARMHDGEEIFETLSAPPQTRDIGIDFEAALEKLPDGAREIFVLHDVEGYKHHEIASLLEISPGTSKAQLHRARMMLRRHLT from the coding sequence TTGGAGGCATTCGCGCTGCGGTCCCCGGCCGACTCCGTTCCGGCCGCTGAGCCGATTCCCGACGTGGCGCGCGCCGCGGCGGGAGACGTGCGCGCCTTCGAGGACCTCTACCGGACGCACCTGCCGCGGGTGCACGCGCTCGTCCGGCGGATGACCGGCGGACGCGAGGCGGACGAGATCACGCAGGACGTGTTCGTGCGCGCGTGGCAGAAGCTGGGCACGTTTCGCGGCGACGCCTCGTTCTCGACCTGGCTGCACCGCCTGGCGGTGAACGTCGTCATCGAGCGGTTCCGCACCGAGCAGGCGCGGCGGGCGCGGATGCACGACGGCGAGGAGATCTTCGAGACGCTGTCGGCGCCGCCGCAGACGCGCGACATCGGCATCGATTTCGAGGCGGCGCTCGAGAAGCTGCCCGACGGCGCGCGCGAGATCTTCGTGCTGCACGACGTCGAGGGCTACAAGCATCACGAGATCGCCTCGCTGCTGGAGATCTCGCCCGGCACGTCGAAAGCGCAGCTGCACCGCGCGCGGATGATGCTGCGGCGGCACCTGACGTAA
- a CDS encoding ABC transporter permease, with the protein MLTEFLRDLRFGARLLRRSPGFTFTALVSLALGIGGATAVFSLVNAIVLRPLPVPEPDQLYVAEVQRPGQDHGEILSSPTFLAVRDAMAQRGAGELFAATNPAGMQLQPAGDGNPVRGSVQLVSGEYFTVLRQLPQAGRLLSAADNLHPGGHPVAVISDGYWRRRLNAAPDAVGRQLAINGAAFTIVGVASPGFFGTTLALRAPDAWIPYAMQADVRYSQNASNSDDSDLLKPWTPQPNIEWLSVFVRVPSGTSVKLASDAFTTAYRQERDSRLAANASADDRSALQQRRVALSSASAGVSSLRRAAAQPLFVLLAMVGVLLLIACGNVAGLLLSRAAGRQREIAIRLSLGAGRSRVVRQLVAESLLLAVGAALLGITFAVWARDGLLALMVNVGTTPIDLDTGLDLRVLGFCLGVSAFTGIACGVLPAWRAASLPVAESLKQQTRSSVGAHSGRRGLLMGKVLVASQMAFCLLLLVVAGLFARSLRQLTQIDVGFDRDRLLTARLDVRGAGYSAPERLALYRRLTDMVNALPGVRGASLSLTGPIGGSQRISSLSVEGVTVGRGDRLRTNEEIVTTEYFETVGLRLIEGRLFGPQDAVAGGKNTIVNATMARRFFPGQSAVGKRWGYGEAIDKDAFVIIGVVEDARYAQVRPQPPNMVYHLVDATPDDVLSDLEVRTDGAPGALARTVRETLTAAEPRLPIVEVVPLDDRIARGVSQDRMVARLTSMFGALALLLASLGLYGTISYGISRRVSELGLRMALGADRGMVLWMVLREALALVLAGAAIGLPLAFLAGRSMRSLLFNVQALDPWSFGIGAVLLVAVAAVAAYLPAYRASRIEPMVALGR; encoded by the coding sequence ATGCTCACCGAATTCCTCAGGGACCTGCGCTTCGGCGCCCGCCTGCTGCGCCGCAGCCCCGGCTTCACCTTCACCGCGCTCGTGTCGCTGGCGCTCGGCATCGGCGGCGCGACCGCCGTGTTCTCGCTGGTCAACGCCATCGTGCTGCGCCCGCTGCCGGTGCCGGAGCCGGATCAGCTCTACGTCGCGGAGGTGCAGCGGCCCGGCCAGGACCACGGCGAGATCCTGTCGAGCCCGACGTTCCTGGCCGTGCGCGACGCGATGGCGCAGCGCGGCGCCGGCGAGCTGTTTGCCGCCACCAATCCCGCCGGCATGCAGCTTCAGCCCGCCGGCGACGGCAATCCGGTTCGCGGCAGCGTGCAGCTCGTCTCCGGCGAGTACTTCACGGTGCTCCGCCAGCTGCCGCAGGCCGGGCGCCTGCTGAGCGCCGCCGACAACCTGCATCCGGGCGGTCATCCCGTCGCCGTCATCAGCGACGGCTACTGGCGGCGGCGCCTGAACGCGGCGCCCGATGCCGTCGGCCGGCAGCTCGCGATCAACGGCGCGGCATTCACGATCGTCGGCGTCGCGAGCCCGGGGTTCTTCGGCACGACGCTCGCGCTCCGCGCGCCCGACGCCTGGATTCCCTATGCGATGCAGGCAGACGTGCGCTACTCGCAGAACGCCAGCAACAGCGACGACTCGGACCTGCTCAAACCGTGGACGCCGCAGCCCAACATCGAATGGCTCTCCGTGTTCGTGCGGGTGCCGTCCGGCACCTCGGTGAAGCTGGCGTCCGATGCGTTCACCACGGCCTACCGGCAGGAACGCGACAGCCGCCTGGCGGCGAACGCCTCGGCGGACGATCGCAGCGCGCTGCAGCAGCGGCGCGTGGCGCTCAGCAGCGCCTCCGCCGGCGTCTCGTCGCTGCGGCGCGCGGCGGCCCAGCCGCTGTTCGTCCTGCTCGCGATGGTCGGCGTGCTGCTGTTGATCGCGTGCGGCAACGTCGCCGGGCTGCTGCTCTCGCGCGCGGCCGGACGGCAGCGCGAGATCGCGATCCGCCTCTCGCTGGGGGCGGGGCGCAGCCGCGTCGTCCGCCAGCTCGTCGCCGAAAGCCTGCTGCTCGCCGTCGGCGCGGCGCTGCTCGGAATCACCTTTGCCGTGTGGGCGCGCGACGGCCTGCTCGCGCTGATGGTGAACGTCGGCACGACGCCGATCGATCTCGACACCGGGCTCGACCTCCGCGTCCTCGGCTTCTGCCTCGGCGTGTCGGCGTTCACCGGTATCGCCTGCGGCGTGCTGCCCGCGTGGCGGGCGGCGAGCCTGCCGGTCGCCGAATCGCTGAAGCAGCAGACGCGCTCGTCGGTCGGCGCGCACAGCGGACGGCGCGGCCTGCTCATGGGCAAGGTGCTCGTCGCGTCGCAGATGGCGTTCTGCCTGCTGCTGCTGGTCGTCGCCGGCCTGTTCGCCCGCAGCCTCCGCCAGCTGACGCAGATCGACGTCGGCTTCGATCGCGATCGCCTGCTCACCGCGCGGCTCGACGTGCGCGGCGCCGGCTACTCGGCGCCGGAACGGCTGGCGCTGTATCGCCGCCTCACGGACATGGTGAACGCGCTGCCTGGCGTCCGCGGCGCCAGCCTTTCGCTGACCGGACCGATCGGCGGCTCGCAGCGGATCAGCAGTCTCTCCGTCGAGGGCGTGACGGTCGGCCGCGGGGATCGGCTGCGCACCAACGAGGAGATCGTCACGACGGAGTACTTCGAGACCGTCGGGCTGCGGTTGATCGAGGGGCGCCTGTTCGGGCCGCAGGACGCGGTGGCTGGAGGAAAGAACACGATCGTCAACGCCACGATGGCGCGCCGGTTCTTCCCCGGGCAGAGCGCGGTGGGGAAGCGCTGGGGTTATGGCGAGGCCATCGACAAGGACGCCTTCGTCATCATCGGCGTCGTCGAGGACGCGCGCTACGCGCAGGTGCGCCCCCAGCCGCCCAACATGGTGTATCACCTCGTCGACGCGACGCCCGACGACGTGCTCAGCGACCTCGAGGTCCGCACCGATGGTGCGCCGGGAGCGCTCGCGCGCACTGTGCGGGAAACGCTCACGGCGGCGGAGCCGCGGCTGCCCATCGTCGAGGTCGTGCCGCTCGACGACCGGATCGCGCGCGGCGTGTCGCAGGACAGAATGGTGGCGCGGCTGACATCAATGTTCGGCGCCCTGGCATTATTACTTGCCAGTCTGGGCCTCTATGGAACGATTTCATACGGGATCAGCCGCCGGGTGTCGGAGCTCGGGCTCAGGATGGCGCTCGGTGCGGACCGCGGCATGGTGCTGTGGATGGTGCTCCGCGAGGCCCTGGCCCTGGTGCTCGCGGGGGCCGCGATAGGCCTTCCGCTGGCCTTCCTGGCCGGACGCAGCATGCGGTCGCTGCTGTTCAACGTCCAGGCGTTGGACCCGTGGTCGTTCGGGATCGGGGCCGTACTTCTCGTCGCCGTGGCCGCCGTGGCAGCATATTTGCCTGCGTACCGTGCGTCGAGGATCGAGCCGATGGTCGCCCTGGGCCGCTGA
- a CDS encoding zf-HC2 domain-containing protein, translated as MADVWTDRLSEYLDDELTPAARAALESHLAACPECAATLSELRAVVERARRLPGRPPAADLWPGIETRLAGPRLARSAGPARDVRPARRFAFTAPQLVAAGLALMVMSGGGTWVLLHGGRATSMPPVAASDPAREPARLVNAGVADQRYDEAIADLQQALESGRSQMDPTTIAVLEANLKAIDAAIEQSQRALAQDQENVYLNNHLADARQRKLALLRRATALAGGKT; from the coding sequence ATGGCTGATGTCTGGACCGATCGCCTGTCGGAATACCTGGACGACGAGTTGACGCCCGCCGCGCGGGCCGCGCTCGAATCGCATCTCGCGGCGTGCCCCGAGTGCGCGGCAACGCTGTCGGAGCTGCGGGCCGTGGTCGAGCGCGCCCGCCGTCTGCCCGGGCGGCCGCCGGCGGCGGACCTCTGGCCGGGCATCGAGACGCGGCTCGCGGGACCACGGCTGGCGCGAAGCGCCGGTCCCGCGCGGGACGTCAGGCCGGCACGCCGCTTCGCGTTCACCGCGCCGCAGCTCGTGGCCGCCGGCCTCGCGTTGATGGTGATGTCGGGCGGCGGCACGTGGGTGCTGCTCCACGGAGGACGCGCCACCTCGATGCCGCCGGTCGCGGCCAGCGATCCAGCGCGCGAGCCGGCGCGGCTCGTCAACGCCGGCGTGGCCGATCAGCGCTACGACGAGGCGATCGCGGATCTGCAGCAGGCGCTCGAATCCGGGCGATCGCAGATGGATCCGACGACGATCGCCGTTCTCGAAGCGAATCTGAAAGCAATCGACGCCGCGATCGAACAGTCGCAGCGCGCGCTCGCCCAGGATCAGGAGAACGTGTATCTCAACAATCATCTCGCCGATGCCCGCCAGCGGAAGCTCGCGCTGCTGCGCCGGGCGACGGCGCTCGCCGGAGGCAAGACCTAG
- a CDS encoding L,D-transpeptidase: MRVRGSRVEDRGSILIAWLVVASLGGLAAPLDAQKRGGKAPAAASGLNITAVQTQVMLDRAGFSPGEIDGAIGTSTTRALDAFTRNGGKADALPADAVTAYRITDEDAAGPFTPDIPEDMVAKSKLPALGYASLLEALGERFHASPALLRRMNPGAKFAAGEEIQVPNVAAAVPPVGPPRGRQSDAAPGADNPAATVVTVKKSTSDLTVVDGTGKILMYAPVTTGSEHDPLPIGEWKVTGVQRDPKFHYNPDLFWDADPGHSKATIPPGPNNPVGVVWVDISKPHYGMHGTPEPATVGKTASHGCVRLTNWDAAKLASLVRPGTRVVFSE, from the coding sequence ATGAGAGTTCGAGGATCGAGGGTCGAGGATCGAGGGTCGATCCTGATCGCATGGCTGGTCGTCGCGAGCCTCGGCGGGTTGGCCGCGCCGCTCGACGCGCAGAAACGCGGGGGGAAGGCGCCGGCGGCAGCGTCCGGGCTGAACATCACCGCCGTACAGACGCAGGTCATGCTGGATCGCGCGGGCTTCTCGCCGGGCGAGATCGACGGCGCGATCGGCACCAGCACGACGCGCGCGCTCGACGCGTTCACCAGGAACGGCGGCAAGGCGGACGCGCTGCCCGCCGACGCGGTGACCGCGTACCGCATCACCGACGAGGACGCCGCGGGGCCGTTCACCCCGGACATTCCCGAAGACATGGTGGCGAAGTCGAAGCTGCCGGCGCTTGGATACGCCAGCCTGCTGGAGGCGCTCGGCGAGCGGTTCCACGCCAGCCCGGCGCTCCTGCGCCGGATGAACCCGGGCGCGAAGTTCGCCGCGGGTGAAGAGATTCAGGTCCCCAACGTCGCTGCCGCGGTTCCCCCCGTCGGGCCGCCGCGCGGGCGTCAGTCCGATGCGGCCCCCGGCGCGGACAACCCGGCCGCCACGGTCGTCACCGTCAAGAAGAGCACGTCGGATCTCACCGTGGTGGACGGGACCGGCAAGATCCTGATGTACGCCCCGGTGACTACCGGCAGCGAACACGATCCGCTGCCGATCGGCGAGTGGAAGGTCACGGGCGTGCAGCGCGATCCGAAGTTCCACTACAACCCGGACCTGTTCTGGGACGCCGATCCCGGCCACTCGAAGGCGACCATCCCGCCGGGACCGAACAATCCCGTGGGCGTCGTGTGGGTCGACATCTCGAAACCGCATTACGGCATGCACGGCACGCCGGAGCCGGCGACCGTCGGCAAGACGGCGTCGCACGGATGCGTGCGGCTGACCAACTGGGATGCGGCGAAGCTCGCGTCGCTCGTCCGCCCCGGCACCAGGGTGGTGTTCAGCGAATGA
- a CDS encoding metallophosphoesterase: MPPKDIVRIAAIGDLHFGRASQPGSLQPLFSQINDAADILLLCGDLTDYGLAEEARAFVKELTPAIKIPAVAVLGNHDFESNQQAEIAHILKDAGVTTLDGETCEVHGIGFAGIKGFAGGFGRRALGPWGEEIIKRFVHEAVDEALKLESALARLRNDHLIVLLHYAPVQSTVEGEPCDIYPFLGCSRLEDPITRFPVTAVFHGHAHHGAPEGRTRTNVPVYNVSASLMREVFPDRPFRLIEIGPQPSAAAERRGGDRRAPAEVH, translated from the coding sequence ATGCCACCGAAGGACATCGTCCGAATCGCCGCCATTGGCGACCTGCACTTCGGCCGCGCCAGCCAGCCCGGCTCCCTGCAGCCGCTGTTCTCGCAGATCAATGACGCCGCCGACATCCTGCTGCTCTGCGGCGACCTGACCGACTACGGGCTGGCCGAGGAAGCCCGCGCGTTCGTGAAGGAGCTCACGCCGGCGATCAAGATTCCGGCGGTCGCCGTGCTCGGCAACCACGACTTCGAATCGAATCAGCAGGCGGAGATCGCACACATCCTCAAGGACGCGGGCGTCACCACGCTCGACGGCGAGACCTGCGAGGTGCACGGGATCGGGTTCGCGGGGATCAAGGGCTTTGCCGGCGGCTTCGGGCGGCGCGCCCTCGGCCCGTGGGGCGAGGAGATCATCAAGCGCTTCGTGCACGAAGCGGTGGACGAAGCGCTGAAGCTGGAGTCGGCGCTGGCCCGCCTGCGCAACGATCACCTCATCGTCCTGCTCCACTACGCGCCGGTCCAGTCGACCGTCGAAGGGGAGCCGTGCGACATCTATCCGTTCCTCGGCTGCAGCCGCCTCGAGGATCCGATCACGCGCTTCCCCGTCACCGCGGTGTTTCACGGGCACGCGCATCACGGCGCGCCGGAAGGGCGGACGCGCACCAACGTCCCGGTCTACAACGTGTCGGCGTCGCTGATGCGCGAGGTGTTTCCCGATCGGCCGTTCCGCTTGATCGAGATTGGGCCGCAGCCATCGGCCGCGGCCGAACGGCGCGGCGGCGATCGGCGCGCGCCTGCGGAGGTCCATTGA
- a CDS encoding M23 family metallopeptidase has translation MPPDLRRPAMRHLVAAGLLGFVLGAFVVASLGSARPRPDGAVAIVQPRGMDDTPSAVVEAPAPTSGRTGVIPATSPEAKDLESRDLMIPVQGIEAGKLVRSFHDRRGGSREHEAIDILAPSGTPVVAVEDGTIAKLFVSKAGGNTIYQFDPGREYSYYYAHLDRYAEGLKEGARVSRGQVIGYVGTSGNAPKDTPHLHFAVFRLTPERQWWTGTPIDPYDILR, from the coding sequence ATGCCGCCCGACCTGCGCCGACCCGCGATGCGGCATCTCGTCGCCGCCGGTCTGCTCGGTTTCGTGCTCGGCGCGTTCGTCGTCGCGTCGCTCGGCTCGGCGCGGCCGCGGCCGGACGGCGCCGTCGCGATCGTCCAGCCGCGCGGGATGGACGATACGCCGAGCGCGGTGGTCGAGGCGCCCGCGCCCACGTCGGGGCGCACCGGCGTGATCCCGGCGACCTCGCCGGAAGCCAAGGATCTCGAATCGCGCGATCTGATGATCCCGGTGCAGGGAATCGAGGCCGGCAAACTGGTGCGATCGTTCCACGACCGGCGCGGCGGCTCCCGCGAGCACGAGGCGATCGACATCCTCGCCCCGTCGGGGACGCCCGTGGTCGCGGTCGAAGACGGCACGATCGCCAAGCTGTTCGTCAGCAAGGCGGGCGGCAACACGATCTATCAGTTCGATCCCGGCAGGGAGTACTCGTACTACTACGCCCATCTGGACCGCTACGCGGAAGGCCTCAAGGAAGGCGCGCGCGTCAGCCGCGGCCAGGTGATTGGCTACGTGGGCACCTCGGGCAATGCCCCGAAAGACACGCCGCATCTGCACTTTGCCGTCTTCCGGCTGACGCCGGAGCGCCAGTGGTGGACGGGAACCCCCATCGACCCGTACGACATTCTCCGCTAG
- a CDS encoding ABC transporter permease: MARRLRFPSGMTDGLLHDLRFAWRGLLRAPGFAAIAIATLALGIGANSAIFTIVNAVVLRPLPYAQPDRLVRITSDFTGLGGTDIGLSQPEFLDYRDRSGLFEAVAGVWAINANLTEVDVPERVEVLLASPSYFDVLGVRPQLGRLFRPEDEGPGITEVLVISDALWRRRFAGSPAAIGRKLKIDQDWYTVIGVLPAGFRHPGRSVLTEVDVWAPTTFVGKPFPDPPQRANYFITGAIARLKPGIGVEEARQRLAPIAQSFRDAYPSVYPARASWTPRLVPLQEDLVGSVRPTLLILFGAVGLVLLIACVNIANLLMVRAGSRQRELAVRRALGASRGRLARLLLIESLLLSALGGAVGAVATTWLLTLLLAIVPSALPRLAEIHVDASVLGFTAGVSILTTLLFGALPSLQSSRVDVNDALKEGTRGGTASRGVLRSALVVVEVALAVVLLVGATLLVRSFWRLQQVELGFDPANVVTAKLWLPQPNDPDLGRYSHRATGHQARLATYQDILRRAEALPGVSAAAAADTLPLDGTRSSVVFTAEGTEADERSSVPTAQYTSASPRYFEVMGIRLLRGRAFAGQDDAAAAPVVIVTESIARRSWPGQDPIGKRLHLGGPQARNPWLTVVGVVDEMRTRRIEEEPRPTIYRPLTQRSGLALSLALKTQADPSRLGAPLAAAVRAVDPDLPTFAVRTMDDMVSAATASRRFSTQLLAAFAGLALTLAAIGIYGVMAFVVGQRTREIGIRIALGARPGAVVRMVLGQALMLTGVGLAAGLGAAALLSRVVAGLLFEVRPTDPMTYTLIPMLLAATAAFAVWRPARRAAAVDPITALRSE; encoded by the coding sequence GTGGCGCGGCGTTTGCGCTTCCCGAGCGGCATGACCGACGGACTGCTGCACGACCTGCGCTTCGCCTGGCGCGGCCTGCTGCGCGCGCCAGGCTTCGCCGCGATCGCCATCGCGACCCTCGCGCTCGGCATCGGCGCCAACAGCGCGATCTTCACGATCGTCAACGCGGTCGTGCTGCGGCCGCTGCCCTACGCCCAGCCCGATCGGCTGGTGCGGATCACGTCCGATTTCACCGGCCTGGGGGGGACCGACATCGGCCTGTCGCAGCCGGAGTTCCTCGACTACCGCGATCGCAGCGGCCTCTTCGAGGCGGTTGCCGGCGTCTGGGCGATCAACGCCAACCTCACGGAAGTGGACGTGCCCGAGCGCGTGGAAGTGCTGCTTGCGAGCCCGTCGTACTTCGACGTCCTCGGCGTCCGTCCGCAGCTCGGACGGTTGTTCCGGCCGGAGGACGAAGGTCCGGGGATCACCGAGGTCCTCGTGATCAGCGACGCGTTGTGGCGGCGCCGCTTCGCCGGCTCGCCGGCGGCGATCGGCCGCAAGCTGAAGATCGATCAGGACTGGTACACGGTGATCGGCGTGCTGCCGGCGGGGTTCCGCCATCCCGGACGATCGGTGCTGACCGAAGTCGACGTGTGGGCGCCGACCACGTTCGTCGGCAAACCGTTTCCCGATCCGCCGCAGCGCGCCAACTACTTCATCACCGGGGCGATCGCCCGGCTGAAACCGGGCATCGGCGTGGAGGAGGCGCGCCAGCGGCTGGCGCCGATTGCGCAGAGCTTTCGCGACGCCTATCCATCGGTCTATCCGGCGCGCGCGAGCTGGACGCCGCGGCTGGTGCCGCTGCAGGAGGATCTCGTCGGCAGCGTCCGCCCCACGCTGCTGATTCTGTTCGGCGCGGTCGGACTCGTCCTGCTGATCGCCTGCGTGAACATCGCCAATCTGCTGATGGTCCGCGCCGGCTCGCGCCAGCGCGAGCTGGCGGTGCGCCGCGCGCTCGGCGCCTCGAGGGGGCGCCTCGCCCGGCTCCTGCTGATCGAAAGCCTGCTGCTGTCGGCCCTCGGCGGGGCGGTCGGCGCCGTGGCCACCACCTGGCTGCTGACGCTGCTGCTCGCCATCGTGCCCAGCGCGCTGCCGCGCCTTGCCGAGATTCACGTCGACGCCTCCGTCCTCGGTTTCACCGCCGGCGTCTCGATCCTCACCACGCTGCTGTTCGGCGCGCTGCCGTCGCTGCAGTCGTCCCGCGTCGACGTCAACGACGCGCTCAAGGAGGGGACGCGCGGCGGGACCGCCTCGCGCGGCGTGCTGCGCTCCGCGCTGGTGGTCGTCGAAGTCGCGCTCGCGGTGGTGCTGCTCGTCGGCGCCACGCTGCTCGTTCGCAGCTTCTGGCGCCTGCAGCAGGTCGAACTCGGATTCGATCCGGCGAACGTCGTGACGGCGAAGTTGTGGCTGCCGCAGCCCAACGATCCCGACCTCGGGCGCTATTCACACCGCGCCACCGGTCATCAGGCGCGGCTCGCAACCTACCAGGACATCCTGCGCCGGGCCGAGGCGCTGCCCGGCGTCTCCGCGGCCGCGGCCGCCGACACCTTGCCGCTCGACGGGACGCGCAGCTCGGTCGTCTTCACGGCCGAGGGCACCGAAGCGGACGAGCGGTCGAGCGTACCCACGGCCCAATACACGTCGGCGTCGCCGCGCTACTTCGAGGTCATGGGGATTCGCCTGCTCCGCGGCCGCGCGTTCGCCGGTCAGGACGACGCGGCGGCGGCGCCGGTCGTCATCGTCACCGAGTCGATCGCGCGCCGCAGCTGGCCCGGACAGGATCCGATCGGCAAGCGGCTGCATCTCGGCGGGCCGCAAGCCAGAAACCCCTGGCTCACCGTCGTCGGCGTCGTCGACGAGATGCGCACCCGCCGGATCGAGGAAGAGCCGCGGCCGACGATCTACCGTCCGCTGACGCAGCGCAGCGGCCTGGCGCTGTCGCTGGCGTTGAAGACGCAGGCGGATCCGTCACGGCTGGGCGCGCCGCTCGCGGCGGCCGTTCGAGCCGTCGATCCGGATCTGCCGACCTTCGCGGTCCGCACGATGGACGACATGGTGTCGGCGGCAACCGCGTCGCGCCGGTTCTCGACGCAGCTGCTCGCGGCGTTCGCCGGCCTCGCGCTCACGCTTGCGGCGATCGGGATCTATGGTGTGATGGCGTTCGTGGTCGGGCAGCGCACGCGTGAGATCGGCATCCGCATCGCGCTCGGCGCGAGACCGGGCGCAGTCGTGCGCATGGTGCTGGGACAGGCGTTGATGCTGACCGGCGTCGGGCTCGCGGCCGGGCTCGGCGCGGCGGCGCTGCTGTCGCGGGTCGTCGCCGGCCTGCTGTTCGAAGTGCGCCCCACCGACCCGATGACGTATACGCTGATCCCCATGCTGCTGGCCGCGACCGCCGCGTTCGCCGTCTGGCGGCCGGCGCGGCGTGCCGCCGCCGTCGATCCAATCACCGCGTTGAGAAGCGAATGA